From one Effusibacillus pohliae DSM 22757 genomic stretch:
- a CDS encoding MerR family transcriptional regulator yields the protein MSPIYCTIEQLSKLFRVDYSSLLGMLHRDAANHPEVKKFNRYVLSEVAALHKTTAEPLEIDLDTPFLTLYEAQAILSEQLGPMVYSTVLRKAAKGEIPALKFGDTYRVPEPILLRYLQEKKISYRARNPQAKRD from the coding sequence TTGAGCCCGATTTACTGCACGATCGAGCAGCTTTCCAAGCTGTTTCGGGTGGATTATTCCTCGCTGTTGGGGATGTTGCATCGGGATGCGGCGAACCATCCGGAGGTAAAAAAATTCAACCGATACGTCTTGTCCGAGGTGGCGGCGTTGCACAAAACAACCGCGGAACCGCTCGAAATCGATCTGGACACACCGTTTCTCACTTTGTATGAAGCGCAGGCCATTTTGTCGGAACAGCTCGGCCCGATGGTCTATTCGACCGTTCTGCGGAAAGCAGCGAAAGGGGAAATTCCCGCGTTAAAATTCGGGGATACGTATCGCGTTCCGGAGCCGATTTTGCTCAGGTATCTGCAGGAAAAAAAGATCTCGTACCGCGCCCGCAACCCGCAGGCAAAACGCGATTAA
- a CDS encoding helix-turn-helix domain-containing protein: MEYYTVVELATVLGITEAALRQKIRANEIPSTKKEGKIAISTADFETYLANNRCWEFEIPEWSLYLARKRPIRRQFTKVQGALAMLEQYGISIEQRTLKRWIQNRQIKAYNLGGTYYIPLEILQKELT, translated from the coding sequence ATGGAATATTACACGGTTGTGGAACTCGCAACCGTACTGGGAATCACCGAGGCGGCCCTCCGGCAGAAAATCCGGGCGAATGAAATTCCTTCCACGAAAAAGGAAGGGAAAATCGCCATCTCGACGGCCGATTTTGAAACCTATCTGGCAAACAACCGCTGCTGGGAGTTTGAAATCCCCGAATGGTCCCTGTACCTTGCACGCAAGCGGCCGATCAGACGCCAGTTCACAAAAGTCCAGGGAGCGCTTGCCATGCTTGAACAATACGGCATATCGATTGAACAACGCACGCTAAAACGATGGATTCAAAACCGGCAAATCAAAGCCTACAATCTGGGCGGTACTTATTACATCCCGCTTGAGATTCTGCAGAAAGAATTGACATGA
- the rlmD gene encoding 23S rRNA (uracil(1939)-C(5))-methyltransferase RlmD, with translation MMTLQTKKRSGRRRQIPGSIRLRPSEVVAMDVNRLGINGEGIGYVERQVVFVDGALPGEKVVARITEVAANFARAKLLRIVRQSKQRVKPPCPVYERCGGCTLQHLDYQAQLEWKRELVRESFARYTGLQDLPIQPTIGMDHPWAYRNKAQLPVTIVGGRVMAGLYAPGTHKLVDTSDCPIQHPTTNEIVRVVRDTLEELSIPIYNEKKHSGVVRTIVPRIGFETGEVQLTLVTRTEELPKKRELIERLRQRLPDLTSIMQNVNPAKTPLIFGEKTILLWGKQKIEERLGNVRFALSPRAFFQLNPEQTTKLYNLVAEAAELTGKEVVVDAYCGVGTIGLWLAPQAKEVLGIDAIPEAIADARENAGRSGIGNARFVVGQAEQVLADLVKKGYRPDVVVVDPPRTGCDESLLRALLQALPKRIVYVSCNPATLAKDCSILLDKYEIRNVQPVDMFPQTAHVESVTKLELRP, from the coding sequence ATGATGACTCTACAAACGAAAAAACGCTCAGGCAGACGCAGACAGATCCCAGGCTCGATTCGCCTGCGGCCCAGTGAAGTGGTGGCGATGGACGTGAACCGATTGGGGATCAACGGCGAGGGAATCGGCTATGTCGAGCGGCAGGTGGTGTTTGTTGACGGTGCCTTGCCGGGTGAAAAGGTGGTCGCCCGAATCACGGAGGTGGCAGCCAATTTTGCCCGGGCGAAGCTGCTGCGGATCGTGCGGCAGTCGAAGCAGCGGGTGAAGCCTCCGTGTCCCGTGTATGAACGGTGCGGCGGCTGCACGTTGCAACATCTTGATTATCAAGCCCAGTTGGAATGGAAGCGGGAGCTGGTGAGGGAGTCGTTCGCCCGCTATACAGGTTTGCAGGATTTGCCCATTCAACCGACGATCGGCATGGACCACCCTTGGGCGTACCGGAACAAAGCTCAGCTGCCGGTGACGATCGTTGGCGGCAGGGTGATGGCCGGCCTGTACGCACCCGGCACGCACAAGCTGGTGGACACCTCCGATTGCCCCATCCAGCATCCGACCACCAACGAGATTGTACGGGTGGTGCGCGATACGCTGGAGGAACTGAGCATACCGATTTACAACGAAAAAAAGCATTCCGGCGTCGTGCGGACGATCGTGCCGCGGATCGGGTTTGAAACGGGAGAAGTCCAACTCACGCTCGTCACCCGCACGGAGGAACTGCCGAAAAAACGGGAGCTGATCGAGCGCTTGCGGCAGCGCCTGCCGGATTTGACGAGTATCATGCAGAATGTCAACCCGGCGAAAACGCCGTTGATCTTTGGTGAGAAAACGATTCTGCTGTGGGGCAAACAGAAGATTGAGGAACGGTTGGGCAACGTACGGTTTGCGCTTTCGCCAAGGGCGTTTTTTCAACTGAATCCGGAACAAACCACAAAGTTGTACAATCTGGTGGCGGAAGCGGCTGAACTGACCGGCAAGGAAGTTGTTGTGGACGCGTATTGCGGCGTGGGAACAATCGGCCTCTGGCTGGCGCCGCAGGCGAAAGAGGTGCTGGGGATCGATGCGATTCCGGAAGCGATCGCGGACGCCAGGGAAAATGCCGGACGGTCGGGAATCGGCAACGCCCGGTTCGTCGTTGGACAGGCGGAACAGGTGCTGGCTGATCTTGTAAAAAAAGGATACCGGCCGGATGTGGTAGTCGTCGATCCTCCCCGCACCGGCTGCGACGAGTCTCTGTTGCGGGCGCTGCTGCAAGCGTTGCCGAAGCGGATCGTGTACGTATCCTGCAACCCTGCGACTTTGGCGAAAGACTGCAGCATCCTGCTTGACAAATACGAAATTCGCAATGTACAGCCGGTCGATATGTTTCCGCAAACGGCTCATGTCGAAAGTGTTACGAAACTGGAACTGCGTCCCTGA
- a CDS encoding EAL domain-containing protein — MHQGSVPANLKPMFLFHMLYNESLELAAQPIVNLRTGRVEAVEILSRAPGGVLRPDEMFSLARQYGVLEQLTLLSCRKLTQKIQTIKPFLEKGLFFNIEADVSKQTLEQTVRIFKFSCEDTVVLEVTEHMPSGFAWRHFTDQLGVAIAMDDLGRGNSNMVELMRMRPHFVKICMELVRDLHKSGAKSLMIENFKQIGDLFNMQLIAEGIELLEDLQKLREIGIEYGQGYYFSRPCPIDQVPVDEWKIGYQAIIK; from the coding sequence ATGCATCAGGGATCTGTTCCGGCAAATTTGAAACCGATGTTTTTGTTTCATATGCTCTACAATGAGTCGCTCGAGTTGGCAGCTCAACCGATCGTGAACCTCCGCACGGGAAGGGTGGAAGCGGTGGAAATTCTGAGCCGCGCACCCGGCGGAGTGTTGCGGCCGGACGAAATGTTCAGTCTTGCCCGCCAATATGGAGTTTTGGAACAACTGACGCTGTTGTCTTGCAGGAAGCTGACCCAGAAGATTCAGACGATCAAACCGTTTCTCGAAAAAGGACTATTTTTCAATATTGAAGCGGACGTTTCGAAACAGACGCTCGAGCAAACGGTAAGAATTTTCAAGTTTTCGTGCGAGGATACCGTCGTTCTGGAAGTCACCGAGCACATGCCGTCCGGTTTTGCCTGGCGGCATTTTACCGACCAACTGGGCGTTGCAATCGCAATGGACGATCTCGGCCGGGGCAATTCCAACATGGTGGAACTGATGCGGATGCGGCCGCATTTTGTGAAAATCTGCATGGAACTCGTGCGCGATCTCCACAAATCCGGAGCGAAAAGCTTGATGATTGAGAATTTCAAGCAAATCGGGGATTTGTTCAACATGCAACTGATTGCGGAAGGGATTGAGCTGTTGGAGGATCTGCAGAAGCTGCGTGAGATCGGGATCGAATACGGGCAGGGCTATTATTTTTCCCGCCCTTGCCCGATCGATCAAGTGCCGGTGGATGAATGGAAAATCGGCTACCAAGCAATCATTAAATAA
- a CDS encoding fumarate hydratase: protein MQQFKESMLKLIIETSTNLPSDVKKVIAAARLQEEMGTRSSLALSTIAENIRMAEEVEGPICQDTGMPTFEIHCPVGANQIEMKKAIQEAIAEATKLGKLRPNSVDSLTGKNSGDNLGPGTPVIHFEQWENDYIDVRLILKGGGCENKNIQYSLPCELEGLGKAGRDLDGIRKCILHAVWQAQGQGCSAGFIGVGIGGDRTSGYALAKQQLFRRVDDVNPNEDLRKLEEYIMEHANQLSIGTMGFGGNITLLGCKVGVMNRLPASFFVSVAYNCWAFRRQGVKIDPATGAIQEWIYKEAVAEQPAAEAGVVAGGGRQVVLQAPVTEEQIRSLKVGDVVIINGPVHTGRDALHKYLMDHDSPVDLAGGIIYHCGPVMLQDENGKWHVKAAGPTTSIREEPYQADIIKKFGVRAVIGKGGMGAKTLAGLQEHGAVYLNAIGGAAQYYAKCVKEVEGVHFLEEFGIPEAMWHLQVEGFAAIVTMDAHGNSLHADVEQESLKKLADFKEPVFA, encoded by the coding sequence ATGCAACAATTTAAGGAAAGCATGCTCAAGCTGATTATTGAGACATCGACCAATTTGCCGTCTGACGTGAAAAAAGTGATTGCGGCCGCCCGCCTGCAGGAGGAAATGGGCACGCGGTCGTCGCTGGCGCTTTCCACCATCGCCGAGAACATCAGGATGGCGGAAGAAGTGGAAGGGCCTATCTGTCAGGATACCGGAATGCCGACATTCGAGATTCATTGTCCGGTCGGGGCCAACCAGATCGAGATGAAAAAAGCGATCCAGGAAGCGATCGCGGAAGCGACAAAACTGGGCAAGCTGCGCCCCAACTCGGTCGATTCGCTGACCGGCAAGAACTCGGGCGACAACCTGGGTCCGGGAACGCCCGTGATCCATTTTGAACAATGGGAGAACGATTATATCGACGTCCGCCTGATTTTGAAAGGCGGCGGCTGCGAGAACAAGAACATTCAGTATTCGCTCCCTTGCGAACTGGAAGGGCTGGGCAAAGCGGGACGCGATCTGGACGGCATCCGCAAATGCATTTTGCACGCCGTTTGGCAGGCGCAGGGGCAGGGCTGCTCGGCTGGCTTCATCGGTGTTGGCATTGGCGGCGACAGGACGTCCGGTTATGCGCTAGCGAAGCAGCAATTGTTCCGGCGCGTGGATGATGTCAATCCGAACGAAGATTTGAGAAAGCTGGAAGAATACATTATGGAGCATGCCAATCAGCTTTCCATCGGGACGATGGGCTTTGGCGGCAACATTACGCTGTTGGGCTGCAAAGTGGGTGTGATGAATCGGCTGCCGGCTTCGTTCTTTGTATCGGTTGCTTACAACTGTTGGGCGTTCCGGCGGCAAGGTGTCAAAATCGATCCTGCCACGGGCGCGATTCAGGAATGGATTTACAAAGAAGCTGTGGCGGAGCAACCGGCGGCGGAAGCAGGGGTGGTAGCCGGCGGCGGACGCCAGGTGGTGCTGCAGGCGCCGGTCACGGAAGAGCAGATCCGCAGCCTGAAAGTGGGCGACGTGGTGATCATCAATGGCCCGGTACACACAGGCCGCGATGCGCTGCACAAATATCTGATGGACCACGACTCGCCGGTTGATCTTGCCGGCGGCATCATCTATCATTGCGGTCCGGTGATGCTGCAAGACGAAAACGGCAAATGGCATGTGAAGGCGGCGGGACCGACCACGTCGATTCGGGAAGAGCCGTATCAGGCTGATATTATTAAAAAATTTGGCGTTCGCGCTGTCATCGGCAAAGGCGGCATGGGAGCGAAAACGCTGGCTGGCCTGCAGGAGCATGGGGCTGTCTACCTGAATGCGATCGGCGGCGCAGCCCAGTATTACGCGAAGTGCGTAAAAGAGGTCGAAGGTGTTCACTTCCTGGAAGAGTTCGGAATACCGGAAGCGATGTGGCATCTGCAGGTGGAAGGGTTTGCCGCCATCGTTACCATGGATGCGCACGGAAACTCCCTGCATGCGGATGTGGAACAAGAGTCGCTGAAAAAACTGGCCGATTTTAAAGAGCCAGTGTTTGCATAA
- a CDS encoding DUF4097 family beta strand repeat-containing protein, with the protein MRKVGTLTSALTLLALGILLLLDQAFGKPVFSRILPFWPVVILGLGAELLWSLYCVKKQQLDEDIRVDARSIALLCLVGIFSIALYSQQTMLGMQGMVQTSLLNVRDALTDKTVELPDARFAAKDMQRLEVYSRTGAVKVSQSNSESILIKTKVHVRNANAQQANDEAKKGTPRVTQGATFRVDVDPSLEMSSKITGVDLEIFVPAKIALQVLSHNGNVSVKDHVGDVVVSTGSGDVNVSQIKGKATIADDNGQVTVNGVEGDLEIKTKAGSLEVDQVTGKAVLENTFGQIRASHIGGSLSIVCKNGRVQIDSVQGDVDARVENGPIQASHLKKAVTLNSGTGGITVESEVGGAWMLSSARGMVSIRVPEQSNLEFVGESSRGLVKGPTKSDSSPNGSKVTEKMGKGTFPVFVRTEDGAITLNANL; encoded by the coding sequence ATGCGCAAAGTCGGAACTCTCACAAGCGCTCTCACATTACTGGCTCTGGGAATTTTGCTGCTGCTTGACCAGGCGTTCGGCAAGCCGGTGTTTTCGCGGATCCTGCCGTTTTGGCCAGTCGTGATTCTGGGACTGGGAGCGGAACTCTTGTGGAGTCTGTACTGTGTGAAAAAACAACAGCTGGATGAAGACATTCGCGTCGACGCCCGTAGCATCGCGTTGCTTTGTCTGGTGGGGATCTTCTCAATCGCGCTTTACTCGCAGCAGACGATGCTGGGAATGCAAGGCATGGTGCAAACGAGCCTGCTCAACGTGCGCGATGCGTTGACAGACAAAACGGTGGAGTTGCCCGATGCGAGGTTCGCGGCAAAAGATATGCAGCGGCTTGAGGTCTATAGCCGCACGGGCGCCGTCAAGGTAAGCCAATCGAACAGCGAATCGATCTTGATCAAGACGAAAGTGCATGTCCGAAACGCAAACGCCCAGCAGGCGAACGACGAGGCAAAAAAAGGCACTCCCCGCGTCACGCAAGGGGCGACGTTTCGGGTGGATGTGGATCCGTCGCTCGAAATGTCGTCGAAGATAACGGGAGTTGATCTGGAAATTTTTGTGCCGGCAAAAATTGCCCTGCAGGTGCTGTCCCATAACGGAAATGTATCGGTCAAGGATCACGTCGGTGACGTGGTGGTCAGCACCGGATCGGGCGATGTGAATGTCAGCCAGATTAAAGGAAAGGCGACAATTGCCGATGATAACGGTCAAGTGACCGTCAACGGCGTCGAGGGAGACTTGGAAATCAAGACGAAAGCAGGCAGCCTGGAAGTGGATCAGGTGACAGGCAAGGCCGTTCTGGAAAATACATTCGGGCAGATTCGGGCGAGCCATATCGGGGGATCGCTCAGCATCGTCTGTAAAAACGGGCGGGTGCAGATCGACTCGGTACAGGGTGATGTCGACGCCCGCGTCGAGAACGGTCCGATTCAAGCGTCCCATCTGAAAAAAGCGGTTACACTCAACTCCGGCACCGGGGGCATCACGGTCGAAAGCGAAGTGGGCGGCGCCTGGATGCTGAGTTCCGCTCGCGGCATGGTATCGATCCGCGTACCCGAACAGTCGAATCTCGAGTTTGTCGGCGAGTCGAGCCGCGGCCTGGTGAAAGGCCCCACCAAGTCGGATTCTTCGCCCAACGGATCGAAAGTTACGGAAAAAATGGGGAAAGGTACCTTCCCTGTATTTGTTCGAACGGAAGACGGGGCCATTACACTGAACGCCAACCTGTAA
- a CDS encoding aminopeptidase, with protein sequence MVDPRLTKLADVLVNYSCNVQKGEHVLIEAFNIDTPLVNELVKMVHRAGGYPHVNLRDSTVIRRLLMEGTEEQIRTWAECDTFQMEKMQAYIAVRGAHNISELSDVPADKMRMYNSLYNHVVHSSTRVKKTKWVVLRYPNPSMAQLADMSTEAFQKFYFDVCTLDYAKMSRAMDPLKELMDNTDRVKIVGPGTELTFSIKGIGSKKCDGEHNIPDGEVYSAPVRDSVNGVITFNVPTPYQGFTFENVRLEFKDGKIVNATANDTERINKILDTDEGARYIGEFSIGFNPYIQTPMKDTLFDEKIDGSFHFTPGQCYDDAYNGNQSAIHWDMVCIQRPEYGGGEIWFDDRLIRKDGRFVVSELEPLNPENLK encoded by the coding sequence ATGGTAGATCCACGACTGACAAAATTGGCGGATGTGCTGGTGAACTATTCGTGCAATGTGCAAAAAGGCGAACATGTGCTGATCGAAGCGTTCAACATCGATACGCCGCTGGTGAATGAGCTGGTGAAAATGGTGCACCGGGCAGGAGGGTATCCGCATGTCAACCTGCGGGACTCCACGGTGATTCGCCGGTTGCTGATGGAAGGAACAGAAGAGCAAATCCGGACCTGGGCGGAATGCGACACGTTCCAGATGGAAAAAATGCAGGCTTACATCGCGGTCCGCGGCGCCCACAACATTTCGGAGTTGTCCGATGTTCCGGCTGACAAAATGAGAATGTACAATTCTCTCTATAATCATGTGGTACATAGTTCCACCCGGGTGAAAAAGACGAAATGGGTGGTGCTTCGCTATCCCAATCCATCAATGGCGCAGCTGGCGGACATGAGCACCGAGGCGTTTCAAAAATTTTATTTCGATGTATGCACGCTCGACTACGCCAAGATGTCAAGAGCGATGGACCCGCTGAAAGAACTGATGGACAACACCGACCGTGTGAAAATCGTCGGTCCCGGCACGGAGCTTACCTTCTCGATCAAAGGGATCGGCTCGAAAAAGTGCGACGGCGAGCACAACATTCCGGATGGAGAAGTGTATTCGGCGCCGGTGCGCGATTCGGTCAACGGCGTGATCACATTCAACGTCCCGACTCCGTATCAGGGATTCACGTTTGAAAACGTGCGGCTCGAATTCAAAGACGGAAAAATCGTCAACGCGACCGCCAACGATACAGAGCGGATCAACAAAATTTTGGATACAGACGAAGGCGCCCGTTACATCGGCGAATTTTCGATCGGTTTCAATCCGTACATCCAAACGCCGATGAAAGACACTCTGTTTGACGAAAAAATCGACGGCTCCTTCCACTTCACTCCGGGGCAATGCTATGATGACGCTTATAATGGCAACCAATCGGCGATTCACTGGGATATGGTGTGCATTCAGCGTCCCGAATACGGCGGCGGCGAGATCTGGTTCGATGATCGCCTGATTCGCAAGGATGGCCGCTTCGTGGTGTCTGAATTGGAACCGCTCAATCCGGAAAACCTGAAGTAG